A genomic window from Candidatus Edwardsbacteria bacterium includes:
- a CDS encoding immune inhibitor A has protein sequence MQSRFRFLALVLAVIMIAAMTGTSFAIPANPRPRAITQPDGGKIQAVLKGDEHFHFAEDADGYSIIQNKDGWWTYAKQENGLLVATDLIVGKSECPFVRHLRPSSDAVAALPKNANRVINWSTETRHKMSTDFLYGPSGTEDNPTKLNLGRNYMNVVLGDFSDSSFAWYAATEKAGQNPYSPFPYDHSAANNHALATTNWFNFLVAGDSISPYVPDSSIVGSMSNFYFDCSYRRDWFYGGVSPVIATGVARASAVSGDAPTSTYYNAALTGADPFIDYDQNNDLAPDGLILIHPGPGQEESSDTKDIWSMSLGVSVAKDGVTIRNLIVCPQNSQLGVFAHEMFHQIGGPDLYDYGYSGTPWGEWSLMDNGSYNGSKGGDKPAFPGGHLAYDLDGELTNGINGWMSAGAVGNSDSISSLYRGDGQYTIAPLDSAGEARRGNITNGIRLWRIRNNAFRDSGQVFFVELRSQTNPYEVGTTESGLIITHIDTRMGGGSRFNDGPPTVQHYYSWVEQPGFNPNINYLANDSNFPRNPSNACYSANDFSAGGYTENAIDSLSTPHCLSNGANAAALAANGPWIYDISAEGPTMTFRVARTGMIATTPQVGYVSVVVKDPIVLNTANNNNAMLDPWETDTLKVTFRNTGTAITAGARCSLYVVTGGAYVESITGGFQTVGSGALATNAEAQSGPFVVKIKKDVPKFTDIVFGAVFRSTTPAYNTTSSFGLRVSGLKVVKTYDFTNIRVGGTTWGYRIQPSSVAVLADTVFISNANLDNAVMQTRLYAIKKNTTNNPLVGGVGGDTIRSLNNHGSYQNDGHYGGGIDIDNAKNLWISLQDSVIQTNRATTHVSGFMAPNCSWSGTNGSDYLKRIRGIAFGPSVIDTFGPDPMAGDSLWAYWQYYTVWSESVMVYSKPASGTAVKRLGLSWDEPACNNENTENGKFEFWNGRALEYDGSNIWTSAIYYNLLFRRNPLTGERYEAMPGPSSYGAYGTYGMGIEATNAAGVPYAPVGSAAFVRGAAGTRFYLYCASMDEGKIYKVDMTDFVLPTPPDSVKVTDTGADNVLTWWKANDGAQKVAQYIIYRQAPGSTTPPTSANELVRVQNVYGGPATHTYTDVGAGAKIAYVYTIKTVNYYGEGTWGASVSAPLIPGAVELTEFACVLSGGNAVTINWQTASEMDNYKWELERSADNENFTNVWSIDVDGTNPYGDKYSYTDQVPSVGVYYYRLVDISKSGEKTYHGPISVVVGSVYAMAQNYPNPIGNRPTTIKYSLKNPGQTSLKIYNLLGEEVKTLVNAKQDANFYTVHWDGRDNKGQTVSNGVYFYKLNSGEFNATKKMMVLR, from the coding sequence ATGCAGTCAAGGTTCAGATTTCTGGCTTTGGTGTTAGCGGTCATCATGATCGCGGCCATGACCGGAACCAGCTTTGCCATTCCGGCCAATCCCCGGCCGAGAGCTATTACCCAGCCAGACGGCGGTAAGATCCAGGCTGTTTTAAAGGGCGATGAGCATTTTCATTTTGCCGAAGATGCCGATGGGTATTCAATAATTCAGAATAAGGACGGCTGGTGGACCTATGCCAAGCAGGAAAATGGCCTGCTGGTGGCCACCGATCTGATAGTCGGCAAGAGCGAGTGTCCCTTTGTCCGGCATTTACGGCCCAGCTCCGATGCCGTGGCAGCACTGCCCAAGAACGCCAACCGGGTAATCAATTGGTCTACGGAAACGCGACATAAAATGTCCACAGACTTTCTATACGGTCCGAGCGGAACCGAGGACAACCCCACCAAGCTTAATCTCGGGAGAAATTATATGAATGTGGTGCTGGGAGACTTTTCGGACAGCAGCTTTGCTTGGTACGCCGCCACCGAAAAGGCCGGCCAGAACCCCTACAGTCCCTTCCCCTATGACCACAGTGCCGCCAACAACCACGCATTGGCCACTACCAACTGGTTCAACTTTCTGGTCGCCGGAGATTCCATTTCTCCATATGTGCCAGATTCTTCCATAGTTGGTTCTATGAGTAATTTCTATTTTGACTGCAGCTATAGGAGAGACTGGTTTTACGGCGGCGTTTCGCCGGTTATCGCCACCGGAGTGGCCAGGGCCAGCGCCGTCAGCGGCGACGCACCCACTTCAACCTATTACAATGCCGCCCTGACCGGCGCCGATCCCTTTATCGATTACGACCAGAACAATGATCTCGCGCCGGACGGGCTGATCCTGATCCACCCCGGCCCGGGACAGGAGGAATCGAGCGACACCAAGGATATCTGGTCCATGTCTCTAGGGGTGAGCGTTGCCAAGGACGGGGTTACCATTAGAAATCTGATCGTCTGTCCCCAGAACTCGCAGTTGGGCGTGTTCGCCCACGAGATGTTCCATCAGATCGGCGGACCGGATCTGTACGACTACGGCTACTCCGGCACCCCCTGGGGTGAGTGGTCTTTAATGGACAACGGATCCTATAACGGCAGCAAGGGCGGCGACAAGCCGGCCTTCCCCGGCGGCCACCTGGCTTACGATCTTGACGGTGAGCTCACCAACGGCATCAACGGCTGGATGAGCGCCGGAGCGGTCGGCAATTCCGACTCCATATCCAGCCTCTACCGCGGCGACGGGCAGTATACCATTGCCCCGCTGGACTCGGCTGGTGAGGCCCGTCGGGGCAATATCACCAACGGCATCCGTCTGTGGCGGATACGCAACAACGCCTTCCGTGATTCCGGCCAGGTGTTCTTTGTGGAACTGCGCAGCCAGACCAACCCCTATGAGGTGGGCACCACCGAGAGCGGTCTGATCATTACCCATATAGACACCCGGATGGGCGGGGGCAGCCGTTTCAACGACGGTCCGCCAACCGTTCAGCACTATTATTCCTGGGTGGAACAGCCGGGATTCAACCCCAACATCAACTATCTGGCCAACGATTCCAACTTCCCCCGCAATCCCAGCAACGCCTGCTATTCGGCCAACGATTTCTCGGCCGGTGGCTACACCGAGAATGCCATAGACTCGCTGTCCACCCCCCACTGCCTGAGCAACGGCGCGAATGCGGCTGCTCTCGCAGCCAATGGCCCCTGGATCTACGACATTTCGGCCGAGGGCCCCACCATGACCTTCCGGGTGGCCCGCACCGGCATGATCGCCACCACTCCCCAGGTGGGTTATGTATCGGTGGTGGTCAAGGATCCCATCGTGCTGAACACCGCCAACAACAACAACGCCATGCTGGATCCCTGGGAGACCGACACCCTTAAGGTCACCTTCCGCAACACCGGCACCGCCATTACCGCCGGGGCCCGCTGTTCGCTGTATGTGGTCACCGGCGGAGCCTACGTGGAGAGCATTACCGGCGGATTTCAGACAGTAGGCAGCGGAGCATTGGCCACCAACGCCGAGGCCCAGAGCGGACCGTTCGTGGTCAAGATCAAGAAGGACGTTCCCAAGTTCACCGACATCGTGTTCGGAGCGGTATTCCGCAGCACCACTCCGGCCTACAATACCACCAGCAGCTTTGGCCTGAGGGTCAGCGGACTTAAAGTGGTCAAGACCTACGACTTCACCAATATCCGGGTGGGCGGAACCACCTGGGGATACCGGATCCAGCCCTCCTCGGTGGCAGTGTTGGCCGATACGGTATTTATTTCAAATGCCAACCTGGACAACGCCGTAATGCAGACCAGGCTTTACGCCATCAAGAAAAATACCACCAACAACCCGTTGGTGGGCGGAGTAGGCGGCGACACCATCCGCTCCCTGAACAATCATGGTTCATACCAAAATGACGGCCATTACGGCGGCGGTATCGATATCGACAATGCCAAGAACCTGTGGATATCCCTGCAGGATTCCGTCATCCAGACCAATCGGGCCACCACTCATGTATCGGGATTTATGGCCCCCAACTGTTCCTGGAGCGGGACCAATGGATCCGATTACCTCAAAAGGATCAGGGGTATTGCCTTCGGCCCCTCGGTTATCGACACTTTCGGTCCTGATCCCATGGCAGGTGATTCGCTATGGGCCTATTGGCAATACTACACGGTATGGTCGGAATCGGTGATGGTATACAGCAAACCGGCCTCCGGCACCGCGGTCAAGCGCCTGGGCCTAAGCTGGGACGAGCCAGCCTGCAACAATGAGAACACCGAAAACGGCAAATTCGAATTTTGGAACGGCCGGGCTCTGGAATACGACGGCTCCAACATCTGGACCTCCGCGATTTACTATAACTTGTTGTTCCGCCGCAACCCGCTGACCGGCGAAAGATACGAAGCCATGCCTGGGCCGTCCAGCTACGGCGCATACGGCACCTACGGCATGGGCATCGAGGCCACCAACGCCGCCGGCGTTCCCTACGCCCCGGTGGGATCGGCCGCTTTCGTCCGCGGCGCCGCCGGCACCAGGTTCTATCTGTACTGCGCCTCCATGGACGAGGGCAAGATCTACAAGGTGGACATGACCGACTTCGTGCTGCCCACACCTCCGGACAGCGTCAAGGTGACCGACACCGGTGCCGACAATGTGTTGACCTGGTGGAAGGCCAATGACGGAGCCCAGAAGGTGGCCCAGTATATCATCTACCGCCAGGCTCCGGGAAGCACCACTCCGCCCACCTCGGCCAACGAGCTGGTCAGGGTCCAGAATGTTTACGGCGGACCGGCCACTCATACCTACACCGACGTAGGCGCCGGAGCCAAGATCGCCTATGTCTACACCATCAAAACCGTCAACTACTACGGAGAGGGGACCTGGGGCGCCTCGGTGAGCGCTCCGCTGATCCCGGGCGCGGTGGAACTGACCGAGTTCGCCTGCGTCCTATCCGGCGGCAATGCGGTGACCATCAACTGGCAGACCGCCTCCGAGATGGACAACTATAAGTGGGAGCTGGAGCGCTCCGCCGACAACGAGAACTTCACCAATGTCTGGTCCATCGACGTGGACGGGACCAATCCCTACGGCGACAAGTATTCCTACACCGACCAGGTACCGTCGGTGGGGGTGTATTATTACCGCCTGGTAGATATCTCCAAATCCGGCGAGAAGACCTATCACGGACCGATCTCGGTGGTGGTGGGCTCGGTATACGCCATGGCCCAGAATTACCCCAACCCCATCGGGAACCGGCCGACCACCATCAAGTACTCGCTTAAGAATCCCGGCCAGACCAGCCTGAAGATCTACAACCTGCTGGGCGAAGAGGTCAAGACCCTGGTGAACGCCAAACAGGATGCCAACTTCTACACGGTTCACTGGGACGGCAGGGACAACAAGGGGCAGACGGTCTCCAACGGAGTTTACTTCTACAAGCTGAACTCCGGAGAATTCAATGCCACCAAGAAGATGATGGTCTTGAGATAA
- a CDS encoding tetratricopeptide repeat protein: MKNKTGIESPEASCNWQWMMVFAVVIGLVLAAAIYPASDPDLYIMLATGRYVVHTGQAPTVDLWSHTAYGQPWQMHEWFSSLVFFGLFTLWGINGIILCKAFLLAAAFGLALYTMKLKGVSPHIAFITAILALLASSYGFGERIQIFSFFFLVLLIFWLELNRAGRIKYSLFLSGLLGLMILWANVHMTYMFGLFIIGLYLFDEIIFAFRKKAWGLIKKPGFSFASAFAVTGLNPYGFGNIWMTLSYYFRPELQKADTQITATILEYQPLLSPGFSREPLVIYGLIWIVFSFIGVLLGWKRLKFSFIVLWILFTYWAIGYVRFLWLQVFITLIGVGWHWQGAWDTILLNFKIQNAKCKKYGNVAFIGLIVAVLIGAALYQRTGKHLWQRFGLGWKPRIYTDKGVDFLRANMDGGKLFNDFDIGGYLLWKQIPVFVDGRIGPYFGTSIIQDHHLIYQGNLELIHKYGIDWIILAYGKTSQTGTFDRLNRLITDSGQWALVFWDDACMIYVRRTPKYAGVIEKYQYRFVNPATPDFDSQPRVFLGELTRKLDEEPMSLMPHTLAGNFFFYHNDVQTAEREFKLVLEKDPYNAMIYNNLGNVYLRQGKIDQAIAAYKKAVKYDVNLGLTYCNWGYVMEARGDTKEAVRLYTIATKVTPSDAWPYNRLGIIEMKSGNRQKAFYYWRIGESLDKNSEAAISLREYLKNGP, encoded by the coding sequence ATGAAAAATAAAACGGGAATAGAATCTCCTGAAGCAAGTTGCAACTGGCAATGGATGATGGTATTTGCCGTTGTCATCGGTCTGGTCCTGGCCGCCGCCATCTACCCGGCCTCGGATCCCGACCTGTACATCATGCTGGCCACCGGGCGGTATGTGGTCCATACCGGCCAGGCGCCCACCGTTGACCTGTGGAGCCACACCGCCTATGGCCAGCCCTGGCAGATGCACGAATGGTTCTCCAGCCTGGTCTTCTTCGGATTGTTTACGCTGTGGGGCATCAACGGGATAATCCTTTGCAAGGCGTTTCTGCTGGCAGCGGCTTTCGGGTTGGCGCTGTACACCATGAAGCTGAAAGGGGTCTCGCCCCATATTGCTTTTATAACGGCGATCCTGGCCCTGCTGGCATCCAGCTACGGTTTTGGCGAACGGATCCAGATATTTTCGTTCTTCTTCCTGGTGCTGCTCATTTTCTGGCTGGAGCTCAACCGGGCCGGCAGGATAAAGTACTCGCTGTTCCTGTCGGGCTTGCTAGGGCTGATGATCCTGTGGGCCAATGTCCACATGACCTATATGTTCGGGCTCTTCATCATCGGATTGTATCTTTTTGATGAAATCATCTTCGCCTTCCGAAAGAAAGCTTGGGGTCTTATCAAAAAACCGGGTTTTTCCTTTGCCTCTGCCTTTGCCGTCACCGGCCTGAACCCCTACGGGTTTGGCAATATCTGGATGACGTTGAGCTATTACTTCCGGCCGGAGCTGCAAAAGGCAGACACTCAAATAACCGCCACAATCCTGGAATACCAGCCGCTGCTGTCCCCTGGCTTCTCCCGGGAGCCATTGGTCATATACGGGTTGATATGGATCGTGTTTTCGTTCATCGGGGTATTACTGGGCTGGAAAAGACTGAAATTCTCGTTTATCGTTCTTTGGATATTATTCACCTACTGGGCCATCGGTTATGTCCGCTTTCTATGGCTGCAGGTCTTTATCACCCTGATAGGGGTGGGCTGGCACTGGCAGGGGGCTTGGGACACAATATTGCTAAATTTCAAAATTCAAAATGCAAAATGCAAAAAATATGGGAATGTCGCTTTTATAGGGTTGATTGTGGCAGTATTAATAGGGGCGGCCCTGTATCAGCGGACCGGGAAACATTTATGGCAACGGTTTGGACTGGGGTGGAAGCCCCGCATCTACACCGATAAGGGGGTGGATTTTCTGCGGGCAAATATGGACGGCGGCAAGCTATTCAACGATTTCGATATCGGCGGATATTTGCTTTGGAAGCAGATCCCGGTCTTTGTGGACGGCCGAATCGGCCCGTATTTTGGAACCAGCATCATACAGGACCACCATCTTATATACCAGGGCAATTTGGAGCTGATTCATAAATACGGCATAGACTGGATAATACTGGCCTATGGCAAGACCAGCCAGACCGGGACCTTCGACCGGTTGAACCGGCTGATTACCGACAGCGGCCAGTGGGCCCTGGTGTTCTGGGATGACGCCTGCATGATCTATGTCCGCCGAACTCCAAAGTATGCCGGGGTAATAGAAAAATATCAATACCGGTTCGTAAATCCGGCAACGCCCGATTTTGATTCACAGCCCAGGGTCTTTTTGGGCGAATTGACCAGGAAGCTGGATGAGGAACCGATGTCTCTGATGCCACATACCCTGGCCGGCAACTTTTTCTTTTACCATAACGATGTCCAGACGGCTGAGCGCGAGTTCAAGCTGGTCCTGGAAAAGGATCCCTACAATGCGATGATATACAACAACCTGGGAAACGTTTACCTGCGGCAGGGGAAGATAGACCAAGCCATTGCCGCCTACAAGAAGGCGGTCAAATACGACGTCAACTTGGGGCTGACCTACTGCAACTGGGGTTATGTGATGGAGGCCAGAGGGGACACCAAGGAGGCGGTGCGTCTTTATACCATTGCCACCAAGGTCACTCCCAGCGATGCTTGGCCATATAACCGCTTGGGAATAATAGAAATGAAAAGCGGGAACCGGCAAAAGGCCTTTTATTATTGGAGAATAGGTGAATCATTGGATAAAAACTCTGAAGCTGCAATTAGTTTGAGGGAATATTTAAAAAATGGACCGTAA
- a CDS encoding GNAT family N-acetyltransferase: MSKQLKNNAEIKVFDRPDELPEEWDMLYRADDILNKTPVLRHLFLYSPLEQKYFWLKRPERKPLAGPVCRSELPFTAGPITVHQPATVCSLSMPFSTDPAFSDIGRVEDVVEVMGSFGGGFQLISGFSEPGPEIDGWSWRRHYPTVDFDVRWGSFAEYLGAIRSDYKSRVTDALRIGCKLRSLTIPPDSLDEKTYSLYVDVARRYHSIVLPREFFTKFPTESYILGLEMDTTVLAWAFLVPQGRYLYFLFGGFNDRWNEEFSIYNNLLLAIIRFSIENKFDKVNLGQTAELSKMRIGGYPRERFLLVRHTNCLINQVIKKTDIFSYRKKYPTPHVFKNDEK; encoded by the coding sequence ATGTCAAAGCAGTTAAAAAATAACGCTGAAATAAAGGTATTCGACCGTCCGGATGAACTGCCCGAAGAGTGGGATATGTTATATCGGGCGGATGATATTTTAAACAAAACACCCGTTCTCCGACATCTGTTTTTATACAGCCCCCTGGAACAAAAATATTTTTGGCTGAAGAGACCAGAAAGGAAACCCCTGGCCGGGCCGGTGTGCCGTTCCGAACTTCCCTTTACCGCGGGGCCGATCACTGTTCATCAACCGGCAACCGTTTGTTCCTTGTCAATGCCGTTCAGCACCGATCCGGCGTTTTCAGATATTGGACGGGTTGAAGACGTGGTTGAAGTGATGGGCAGTTTTGGCGGGGGGTTCCAGTTGATAAGCGGGTTTAGTGAGCCTGGGCCGGAGATAGATGGCTGGTCGTGGCGAAGGCATTATCCTACCGTTGATTTTGATGTCAGGTGGGGTTCTTTCGCTGAATATCTTGGGGCCATCCGTTCAGATTATAAATCCAGGGTGACTGATGCATTAAGGATAGGGTGCAAGTTGCGATCCTTAACTATCCCACCCGACAGTCTTGATGAGAAAACGTATTCTTTATATGTAGATGTTGCCCGAAGATATCACTCGATTGTTTTGCCCCGTGAATTTTTTACTAAATTTCCCACTGAAAGTTATATTTTAGGTCTGGAAATGGATACCACCGTCTTGGCCTGGGCTTTCTTGGTACCGCAAGGGAGGTACCTGTATTTCCTTTTTGGCGGGTTTAACGATCGATGGAATGAAGAATTCAGCATATACAACAATCTTTTACTGGCAATAATAAGGTTTTCCATCGAAAATAAATTTGATAAAGTAAATTTGGGCCAGACCGCAGAGTTGAGCAAAATGAGGATTGGGGGCTATCCGCGCGAAAGGTTTCTTCTGGTCAGGCATACTAATTGTCTCATAAATCAAGTAATTAAAAAAACCGATATTTTCAGTTATCGAAAAAAATATCCAACTCCACATGTGTTTAAAAACGATGAAAAATAA
- a CDS encoding methyltransferase domain-containing protein, whose amino-acid sequence MEKSEKFWHRKFDQLALMDIPDWQRSSWWYAYIVDNQRKYLKQNLRRHYPRGLKNLLIADLGCGPGLYFDQLSKPGCNMVGLDFSLKALKINPHSDNRQIWGLVGGDVSNLPFKPGIFDVILLFGVLQTADDPREYIRSVSRAMKPGGMLLLTTLRQHSLWELPFWPVHILLARGYFPGVKTRESALIKSKEILLPREEDEKYHPLKRYKQMRLKDWLDKSGFHKIQFSYDGPITMIPHISNSVMIYVKAVKK is encoded by the coding sequence TTGGAAAAATCGGAAAAATTCTGGCACCGGAAATTCGACCAACTGGCTCTTATGGACATCCCCGATTGGCAGCGTTCAAGTTGGTGGTATGCCTATATCGTTGATAACCAGCGAAAATACCTGAAGCAGAACTTAAGGCGGCATTATCCCCGCGGCCTGAAAAATCTTCTGATTGCTGACCTGGGCTGCGGCCCGGGATTATACTTTGACCAGTTATCGAAACCCGGCTGCAATATGGTGGGTCTTGATTTTTCGCTGAAAGCACTTAAAATAAACCCTCATAGCGATAACCGGCAAATTTGGGGTCTGGTCGGAGGAGATGTGTCTAATTTGCCTTTTAAACCAGGCATCTTTGATGTTATTTTGCTGTTCGGCGTTCTGCAGACAGCAGATGATCCCCGCGAATATATTCGGAGTGTATCAAGGGCAATGAAGCCCGGAGGAATGCTGTTGCTGACAACGTTGCGCCAACACAGCCTTTGGGAATTACCGTTTTGGCCGGTGCACATTTTATTGGCCCGGGGTTATTTCCCTGGTGTAAAAACCAGAGAATCCGCACTGATAAAATCAAAAGAAATCTTGCTCCCTCGGGAGGAGGATGAAAAATATCATCCGTTGAAAAGATATAAACAAATGAGGCTGAAGGATTGGCTGGATAAATCGGGCTTCCATAAAATTCAGTTTAGTTATGACGGTCCGATAACAATGATCCCGCACATCTCAAATTCGGTTATGATCTATGTCAAAGCAGTTAAAAAATAA
- a CDS encoding radical SAM protein: MLEPIALEYIAAAMEGYDIRIIDMRLERRLEKFLVKEKPAIVGFTGFAIHVNQINRLSKKIKEMLPNTLVLVGGHHATVRPEDFDTPYINLIVMGEGCSAIRDLIKVEWEFENIDGIGYLKDGKRVFNKPRVHPDLDDLPFPRRDLVEKYKGKYHYDWHEDCAIVRSSVGCPFRCSFCALWGITDGRYLTRDIRNIVRELKGIKAKAIYFTDDESMIDPMRMMELARLIKQEGIKKKYYLWSRTDSVVNNPDLFKAWKEIGLEAVIVGYESYAEESLRKYNKQADLNTQQKATRILQDLGIMIIATFIVDQDYTAEDFSKLKQYVQQQKLWQADFQILTPFPGSSIWENNRHVLITNNWDYWDIVHTVLPTRLSLDEYYKKFYWLVMTALPFWEKVKLMQKYSIKRLLIRFIAGILYRLKGTANYRT, encoded by the coding sequence ATGCTGGAACCCATTGCATTGGAATATATCGCAGCCGCAATGGAAGGGTATGACATCAGGATTATCGATATGCGGTTGGAAAGGAGGCTGGAAAAGTTTTTAGTAAAGGAAAAACCCGCAATTGTAGGATTCACAGGATTTGCCATACATGTAAATCAAATAAACAGATTGTCCAAAAAAATCAAAGAAATGTTGCCCAACACATTAGTACTGGTGGGTGGACACCATGCCACTGTCCGGCCGGAAGATTTCGATACGCCGTATATCAATCTGATAGTAATGGGTGAAGGATGCAGTGCAATCAGGGATTTGATAAAAGTTGAGTGGGAATTCGAGAATATCGATGGAATTGGATATCTTAAAGATGGGAAGAGGGTCTTCAACAAACCAAGGGTTCACCCAGACTTGGATGACCTGCCTTTTCCCCGCCGCGATCTGGTCGAAAAATACAAGGGTAAATATCATTATGATTGGCATGAAGATTGTGCAATTGTACGCAGCTCGGTAGGATGCCCTTTCCGGTGCAGTTTTTGCGCTTTATGGGGGATCACTGACGGCAGATATTTAACTCGGGACATAAGGAATATCGTTAGAGAATTGAAGGGAATAAAGGCTAAAGCGATCTACTTCACCGACGATGAAAGTATGATAGACCCTATGAGAATGATGGAATTGGCAAGGTTGATCAAGCAGGAAGGCATCAAAAAAAAATATTATCTCTGGTCCAGAACCGATTCGGTGGTCAATAACCCAGATCTGTTTAAAGCCTGGAAGGAGATAGGTCTGGAAGCTGTGATTGTAGGTTACGAGTCGTATGCTGAAGAGTCCTTAAGGAAATACAATAAGCAGGCAGATCTAAATACACAACAAAAGGCGACAAGGATACTTCAAGACCTTGGTATAATGATTATTGCGACATTTATCGTGGATCAAGATTATACTGCTGAAGATTTCAGTAAACTAAAACAGTACGTGCAACAACAAAAGTTATGGCAGGCCGATTTCCAGATATTAACACCATTCCCGGGATCTTCAATATGGGAAAATAATAGGCATGTTCTTATAACCAACAACTGGGACTATTGGGATATAGTTCATACCGTACTTCCAACCCGGCTGTCGCTTGATGAATATTATAAGAAATTTTATTGGTTGGTTATGACAGCTTTGCCTTTCTGGGAAAAAGTTAAACTAATGCAAAAATATTCAATTAAGCGGTTATTAATTAGATTCATTGCTGGAATATTGTATCGGCTAAAGGGGACAGCTAATTATCGGACATAG
- a CDS encoding radical SAM protein, with product MLEPLGLEYIAAAMPGKNVQIIDLRFGENFEKRIRAFKPDLIGFSGLTIHVNPILKLIKLAKELLPDLAIWVGGHHATVLPQDFDVPGVDIIIMGEGCSSVREIFQSPDNLRVIAGIAYMHNGKRIYNPKRIHPSLDELPLPRRVLTKQYRRRYHYVWNENRALVRTSMGCPFRCTFCSTYNLTQGRYLTRNIDMVVEEIKSVQEKNIFLVDDESMIDYPRMMNLASRLKQCGVKKRYYLMARADSVINHPDLFKAWKDIGLEGIDVGFETYNDEGLLALNKQETKAIIFKALEVAKRLGLKIEPMFMIDPRSTVEDFTSIKKIVIQEKLWRSAFGILTPLPGSQLWEDRKGEIVENNWDLWDCEHSVVPTSLPESEFYKHYQRLSSDLIPLIDKFKILPRYLLNKALNKLQRVTEIF from the coding sequence ATGCTTGAACCTTTGGGATTGGAATATATCGCGGCTGCAATGCCCGGCAAAAATGTTCAGATTATCGATCTCAGGTTTGGCGAAAATTTTGAAAAGCGGATAAGAGCATTTAAGCCGGATCTGATCGGTTTTTCAGGTCTGACAATACATGTCAATCCCATATTAAAACTTATCAAGTTGGCAAAAGAGTTACTGCCAGATTTAGCAATTTGGGTGGGAGGTCATCATGCAACTGTCCTTCCACAAGATTTTGATGTGCCGGGGGTAGATATCATAATAATGGGAGAAGGTTGTTCGTCCGTAAGGGAAATATTTCAATCCCCCGATAACCTTAGGGTAATAGCGGGAATTGCATACATGCACAATGGGAAACGTATATATAACCCAAAGAGAATTCATCCGTCCCTAGACGAACTGCCTTTACCGCGGAGGGTTCTTACAAAACAGTATCGTAGAAGATATCATTATGTATGGAACGAAAACAGGGCACTGGTAAGAACTTCCATGGGATGCCCATTCCGCTGTACCTTTTGTTCGACATACAACCTGACACAAGGAAGGTACCTTACCCGGAACATTGATATGGTGGTTGAAGAAATCAAGAGCGTACAGGAAAAAAATATATTTTTAGTTGACGATGAAAGCATGATAGATTACCCAAGGATGATGAATCTGGCAAGCCGGTTAAAGCAATGCGGTGTAAAAAAGAGATATTATCTGATGGCTAGGGCAGATTCGGTTATAAATCATCCTGACCTTTTCAAAGCATGGAAAGATATCGGACTGGAGGGTATTGATGTGGGATTTGAGACCTATAATGATGAAGGCTTATTGGCCTTGAATAAACAAGAAACAAAGGCAATAATATTTAAAGCATTAGAAGTGGCCAAAAGGCTGGGGTTGAAAATTGAGCCGATGTTCATGATAGATCCCCGCAGCACTGTCGAAGATTTTACAAGTATAAAGAAAATAGTAATTCAAGAAAAGCTCTGGCGTTCTGCCTTTGGGATTCTTACTCCATTGCCAGGCTCTCAGTTGTGGGAAGATCGCAAAGGGGAAATAGTTGAAAATAACTGGGATCTATGGGATTGTGAGCATAGCGTCGTGCCAACAAGTCTTCCAGAAAGTGAATTTTATAAACACTATCAAAGGTTGAGTTCGGATCTGATTCCCCTAATTGATAAGTTCAAAATACTTCCAAGATATTTGTTAAACAAGGCATTGAACAAATTGCAGCGCGTAACAGAAATATTTTGA